A window from Ignavibacteriota bacterium encodes these proteins:
- a CDS encoding tyrosine-type recombinase/integrase → MQIKFYLDTNKSKVKERNIRCFIRDKGKPLLDETGKHQTSKLGNRLYKVEGIYLNTEEKCLPEYWDKKKQRVNLKKIKNLDLKRELEDLNDYLNSFESKIKLLVREIKRENPLASFDVIINEINKHFHKVDQSFFSAYNEFLKLKSQKVSKDSIIKFKRVSTLLREYEKMYNVNLSFDKITPLFFEKFFVFLTQDKEEPKMLNNSAYKIIQFFKTFMIWANEKANIIDNNSYKTFKSKNEENEVVYLTYDELMSLYNLKIDDEKLSRVRDLFLFQCFTGVRYSDIENLQRVDIQGPTWKLRTQKTRDIIEIPLNNYALGILAKYKEWEKPLPIISNQKVNLYLKEVCELAKINAPVKIVKFRGIERIEETFPKFEVISSHTARRTFISLSLERGMKPDVIMSITGHKTYRMMQRYLKIADKHKRDEMEKAWGSSLRIIHQ, encoded by the coding sequence ATGCAAATTAAATTTTATTTAGATACAAATAAGTCAAAAGTAAAGGAAAGAAATATTAGATGTTTTATTCGTGACAAGGGTAAACCCTTACTTGATGAAACTGGAAAACATCAAACAAGTAAACTTGGAAATCGATTATACAAGGTTGAAGGAATTTATCTAAATACTGAAGAAAAATGTCTTCCGGAATATTGGGACAAAAAAAAACAAAGAGTAAATTTAAAAAAAATTAAAAATTTAGACTTGAAACGAGAGTTAGAGGATCTTAACGATTATTTAAATTCGTTCGAATCAAAAATTAAATTACTTGTAAGAGAAATTAAACGAGAAAATCCATTAGCAAGTTTTGATGTAATTATAAATGAAATAAATAAACACTTTCATAAAGTAGATCAATCATTTTTCTCAGCATATAATGAATTCTTGAAATTGAAAAGTCAGAAAGTATCAAAAGATTCAATTATTAAATTCAAACGTGTATCAACTTTACTTAGAGAATATGAGAAAATGTATAATGTAAATTTATCATTTGACAAAATCACACCTCTGTTTTTCGAAAAATTTTTTGTTTTCCTAACTCAGGATAAAGAAGAACCAAAAATGCTAAATAATTCTGCTTATAAAATTATTCAATTTTTTAAAACCTTTATGATCTGGGCAAATGAAAAAGCAAATATAATTGATAACAATTCGTACAAAACTTTCAAAAGTAAAAATGAAGAAAATGAAGTAGTCTATTTGACTTATGATGAATTGATGAGTTTGTATAATTTGAAAATTGATGATGAGAAATTAAGTCGCGTCCGGGATTTATTTTTATTTCAATGTTTTACCGGAGTGAGATATTCTGATATTGAGAATCTTCAAAGAGTTGATATACAAGGTCCAACATGGAAATTGAGGACTCAAAAAACTAGAGATATAATTGAAATACCACTTAATAATTATGCACTTGGAATTTTGGCAAAATATAAAGAATGGGAAAAACCTCTACCAATAATTTCAAATCAGAAAGTTAACTTATATCTTAAAGAAGTTTGCGAACTTGCAAAGATCAATGCTCCGGTAAAAATAGTTAAATTCCGCGGTATTGAGAGGATAGAGGAAACTTTTCCAAAATTTGAAGTCATTAGTAGCCATACGGCCAGAAGAACGTTTATTAGCCTTTCTCTTGAACGTGGAATGAAACCGGATGTAATAATGAGTATTACCGGGCATAAAACTTATAGAATGATGCAGCGATATTTAAAAATTGCAGATAAGCACAAACGCGATGAAATGGAAAAAGCTTGGGGTTCTAGTTTAAGAATTATTCATCAGTAA
- a CDS encoding helix-turn-helix domain-containing protein, producing the protein MTGDSNQVLLFPMSRSELQTLIKQSMSEVLEISKSVNQKDLLSTKELCEFLGISSATLSKWKRENRIPFKKMARRIFYSRSDVLKSLRESNYTKLRSLNI; encoded by the coding sequence ATGACTGGTGATTCAAACCAAGTATTATTATTTCCAATGTCGAGAAGTGAACTTCAGACTTTAATAAAACAGTCGATGAGTGAAGTCTTGGAAATATCAAAATCAGTTAATCAAAAAGATCTACTTTCCACAAAGGAACTATGTGAATTCTTAGGTATTTCAAGCGCAACGTTATCAAAATGGAAAAGAGAAAATCGAATCCCATTTAAAAAAATGGCAAGGCGCATATTTTATTCCCGGTCTGATGTTTTAAAATCGCTAAGAGAAAGTAATTATACAAAATTGAGATCATTAAATATATGA
- a CDS encoding replication protein translates to MADIQIDDGNFTRIHNQLLEKLISIKLSGQELQLILYVFRKTFGYAGKHKGDFISLTQIANSLNISSIRAHQILSAVVKLKIIKSSNDGLGSKNFLSFNKDFDTWTTKENLSSNDEKLLSKNLVDIKENLSSTTKKNLSGSTKENLRHKRNKENIKETFKEKDYIDKIIDVFAEKYFESRGINYFKIAKDRKAVGGLLKKVDTNKNLNSEETLKQLKNFFFQCCLIPDQWYRENMSLTLINSKFNEIRSIIRRGNGTYSKHLTQDKLRGIAEDIANDRDLLQK, encoded by the coding sequence ATGGCTGACATTCAGATTGATGATGGAAATTTTACAAGAATTCATAATCAACTTTTAGAGAAGTTAATCTCAATAAAATTAAGTGGCCAAGAACTGCAGTTAATTTTATACGTATTTCGAAAAACTTTTGGATATGCAGGAAAGCATAAAGGTGATTTCATCTCTCTTACTCAAATTGCAAATTCACTGAACATTTCATCAATAAGAGCTCATCAAATTTTATCAGCTGTAGTTAAATTAAAAATAATTAAAAGTTCTAATGATGGTTTAGGAAGTAAAAACTTTTTATCCTTTAACAAAGATTTTGATACTTGGACTACTAAGGAAAATCTTAGTAGTAATGATGAAAAACTACTAAGTAAAAACTTAGTAGATATTAAGGAAAACCTTAGTAGTACTACTAAGAAAAACCTTAGTGGAAGTACTAAGGAAAACCTTAGACACAAAAGAAATAAAGAAAATATTAAAGAAACTTTTAAAGAAAAGGATTACATCGATAAAATTATCGATGTTTTTGCAGAAAAATATTTTGAAAGTCGTGGAATAAATTATTTTAAAATTGCCAAAGATCGTAAAGCAGTTGGAGGATTACTAAAAAAAGTTGATACCAATAAAAATTTAAATTCTGAGGAAACACTTAAACAATTAAAAAATTTCTTCTTTCAGTGTTGTTTAATTCCGGACCAATGGTATAGAGAAAATATGAGTTTGACTTTAATAAATTCTAAATTCAATGAAATTAGATCAATAATTAGGAGAGGTAATGGAACATATTCAAAACACCTTACGCAAGATAAACTTCGAGGAATTGCAGAAGACATCGCGAACGATAGAGACTTACTCCAAAAATGA
- a CDS encoding DUF3800 domain-containing protein translates to MSKYFLFLDESGDHGLIKIDPNFPVFVLTGIILTENSYLNIGNQIKELKKKFWGDKKVILHSSDIRKHENEFSILFDQDIKKEFYEILNTILSQSDYKIISSAIKKKNYVNLYGKLHDDVYQISLSFIIERAVFYLDSQFAASNSLSIYIEKRGKKEDNQLKEHFQKLKNRGSGFVSPSRIKNYCNEIKFYSKKDDIIGLQISDLIAYPIARYVLDQSRANPSFDVINSKFYSKGTRRFGLKIYP, encoded by the coding sequence TTGTCAAAATATTTTTTATTTCTTGATGAAAGTGGTGATCATGGTTTAATAAAAATCGATCCTAATTTCCCAGTATTTGTTCTTACCGGAATTATTTTAACTGAAAATAGTTATTTAAACATTGGCAATCAAATTAAGGAATTGAAGAAAAAATTCTGGGGGGATAAAAAAGTTATTCTTCACTCATCTGATATAAGAAAACATGAAAACGAATTTTCGATTTTATTTGATCAAGATATTAAAAAAGAATTTTATGAAATACTAAACACCATTCTTAGTCAATCTGATTATAAGATAATTTCATCTGCTATAAAGAAGAAAAATTATGTCAATTTATATGGTAAACTGCATGATGATGTTTATCAGATTTCGCTTTCATTTATAATTGAGAGAGCAGTATTTTATTTAGATTCTCAATTCGCTGCTTCAAATTCATTATCCATTTACATTGAAAAGAGAGGAAAAAAAGAGGATAATCAATTAAAGGAACATTTTCAAAAATTAAAAAATAGAGGCTCAGGATTTGTTTCTCCAAGTCGTATAAAAAACTATTGTAATGAAATTAAATTTTATAGTAAGAAAGATGATATAATTGGATTACAAATTTCTGATTTAATTGCATATCCAATTGCCCGTTATGTATTAGATCAATCAAGAGCAAATCCTTCATTTGATGTCATTAATTCGAAGTTTTACTCAAAAGGAACCAGAAGATTTGGTCTTAAAATCTATCCTTAA